A region from the Sebastes umbrosus isolate fSebUmb1 chromosome 18, fSebUmb1.pri, whole genome shotgun sequence genome encodes:
- the si:ch211-245h14.1 gene encoding uncharacterized protein si:ch211-245h14.1 isoform X6, whose translation MSRLLREIKQQDEAAAAVLEKEGLLTDSDIQTLTREELNELFAGRGYLKLRRTIFEIIHKKKPVDQVLKELKEFIPHESFRDALTNNGVLVDYLHILKDMKTQMNHVQSFLDAHICLLEGFSTNQPNQQSATCGPDPVSHNGQPDRRQQGAPGEVMSRLLSEIKQQDEAAAAVLEALVQIEECLPNTTPVVAEAELHTDLDIQSLTREELNELFPGNKKFQLRRTIFKIIHKQKPVDQVLKELKEFIPSDSFRDALTNNGVLVDYLPILKTQMNHVQSFLDAHICLLEGISTNQPDQQSDTCGPDPVSHNGQPDGLQQGAPDSLPGPGTSDASGEMGHYTGPTGGYPQGPQSTSPSATDGPRESHNGQSDGIAQGARGTGTLDASTEMEDLAGQTGGYPQGLQSTSTSATDGPEESHNCQTDGGPQGAPDSLPGGGTSDASGEMKPNTGQTGGDTRGSWYNPFGKQPGKQQQSSGTSTSATDELMEPEAGPQRALAKLKYRMVVSGKTFDAHLNLMQRVKDQVQNQLQLDGSSQDHEITFVFCPICSRVASDVEAAMTDVKVSSDDKPVILVLMHHTREVKYTSSLKTWHDNNNVVLFINVFYHETIKGLLNCEENNAAVSKIQNELVERFLPGSIDSRGNPQGMGAGGLTGDTSGRGGGNDRGSGVDSRSSGRGMFQSMCDYISSKK comes from the exons ATGTCACGTTTACTGagggaaataaaacaacaggacgaagcagcagctgctgtgttGGAAA AGGAAGGGCTACTCACTGACTCGGACATCCAGACGCTGACTAGAGAAGAACTAAATGAGCTGTTTGCTGGACGTGGGTATTTAAAACTGAGAAGGACCATCTTTGAAATAATACACAAAAAG AAGCCAGTTGATCAGGTCCTGAAAGAACTGAAAGAGTTCATCCCACATGAATCTTTCAGGG ATGCTCTGACTAACAACGGTGTCCTGGTTGATTACCTGCACATCCTCAAGGACATGAAGACCCAAATGAATCATGTCCAGAGTTTCCTTGATGCTCACATCTGTCTTCTGGAAGGATTCAGCACAAATCAGCCAAACCAGCAATCTGCCACCTGTGGTCCAGATCCAGTGTCCCACAATGGCCAACCTGATAGGCGTCAACAAGGAGCACCAG GTGAAGTCATGTCACGTTTACTgagtgaaataaaacaacaggacgaagcagcagctgctgtgttGGAAG ccctagttcaaatCGAAGAGTGCTTACCCAACACAACACCTGTTGTTGCAGAGGCAGAATTACACACTGACTTGGACATCCAGTCGCTGACTAGAGAAGAACTAAATGAGCTGTTTCCTGGAAATAAGAAATTCCAACTGAGAAGGACCATCTTTAAAATAATACACAAACAG AAGCCAGTTGATCAGGTCCTGAAAGAACTGAAAGAGTTCATCCCAAGTGACTCTTTCAGGG ATGCTCTGACTAACAACGGTGTCCTGGTTGATTACCTGCCCATCCTAAAGACCCAAATGAATCATGTCCAGAGTTTCCTTGATGCTCACATCTGTCTTCTGGAAGGAATCAGCACAAATCAGCCAGACCAGCAATCTGACACCTGTGGTCCAGATCCAGTGTCCCACAATGGCCAACCTGATGGGCTTCAACAAGGAGCACCAG ACTCTTTGCCAGGCCCAGGTACCTCGGACGCCAGTGGTGAAATGGGGCACTATACTGGCCCAACTGGTGGCTATCCACAAGGACCACAAA GTACAAGTCCCTCAGCCACCGATGGTCCAAGGGAGTCCCACAATGGCCAAAGTGATGGCATTGCACAAGGAGCACGAG GTACAGGTACCTTGGACGCCAGTACTGAAATGGAGGACCTTGCTGGCCAAACTGGTGGCTATCCCCAAGGACTACAAA GTACAAGTACCTCAGC CACCGATGGTCCAGAGGAGTCCCATAATTGCCAAACTGATGGCGGTCCACAAGGAGCACCAG ACTCTTTGCCAGGTGGAGGTACCTCGGATGCCAGTGGTGAAATGAAGCCCAATACTGGCCAAACTGGCGGCGATACACGAGGATCATGGTACAATCCGTTCGGAAAACAACCCGGAAAACAACAGCAGTCTTCAG GTACAAGTACCTCAGCCACCGATGAGCTGATGGAACCTGAGGCCGGTCCACAAAGAGCA ctagcCAAATTGAAGTACAGGATGGTTGTCAGCGGTAAAACCTTCGATGCCCATCTGAACCTGATGCAGAGAGTGAAGGATCAAGTTCAGAATCAGCTTCAGCTTGATGGAAGCAGTCAGGATCACGAGATCACTTTTGTCTTCTGCCCGATCTGTTCACGCGTTGCATCAGATGTTGAGGCAGCAATGACTGATGTTAAAG TGTCCTCAGATGATAAACCTGTCATTCTGGTGTTGATGCACCACACACGTGAGGTCAAGTACACATCATCTCTGAAAACATGGCATGACAACAATAACGTTGTGTTGTTCATCAATGTTTTCTACCATGAGACAATAAAAGGATTACTGAACTGTGAAGAAAATAATGCTGCTGTCTCTAAGATACAAAACGAATTAGTGGAGCGCTTCCTCCCGGGAAGTATAGATAGCAGGGGAAATCCCCAGGGTATGGGAGCTGGTGGTTTGACTGGTGATACTTCTGGTAGAGGTGGTGGTAACGACAGGGGCTCTGGTGTTGACAGTAGGAGCAGTGGTCGTGGTATGTTTCAAAGTATGTGTGATTACATCagcagcaaaaaataa
- the si:ch211-245h14.1 gene encoding uncharacterized protein si:ch211-245h14.1 isoform X5, giving the protein MSRLLREIKQQDEAAAAVLEKEGLLTDSDIQTLTREELNELFAGRGYLKLRRTIFEIIHKKKPVDQVLKELKEFIPHESFRDALTNNGVLVDYLHILKDMKTQMNHVQSFLDAHICLLEGFSTNQPNQQSATCGPDPVSHNGQPDRRQQGAPGEVMSRLLSEIKQQDEAAAAVLEALVQIEECLPNTTPVVAEAELHTDLDIQSLTREELNELFPGNKKFQLRRTIFKIIHKQKPVDQVLKELKEFIPSDSFRDALTNNGVLVDYLPILKTQMNHVQSFLDAHICLLEGISTNQPDQQSDTCGPDPVSHNGQPDGLQQGAPDSLPGPGTSDASGEMGHYTGPTGGYPQGPQSTSPSATDGPRESHNGQSDGIAQGARGTGTLDASTEMEDLAGQTGGYPQGLQSTSTSATDGPEESHNCQTDGGPQGAPDSLPGGGTSDASGEMKPNTGQTGGDTRGSWYNPFGKQPGKQQQSSGTSTSATDELMEPEAGPQRALAKLKYRMVVSGKTFDAHLNLMQRVKDQVQNQLQLDGSSQDHEITFVFCPICSRVASDVEAAMTDVKVSSDDKPVILVLMHHTREVKYTSSLKTWHDNNNVVLFINVFYHETIKGLLNCEENNAAVSKIQNELVERFLPGSIDSRGNPQGMGAGGLTGDTSGRGGGNDRGSGVDSRSSGRGMFQSMCDYISSKK; this is encoded by the exons ATGTCACGTTTACTGagggaaataaaacaacaggacgaagcagcagctgctgtgttGGAAA AGGAAGGGCTACTCACTGACTCGGACATCCAGACGCTGACTAGAGAAGAACTAAATGAGCTGTTTGCTGGACGTGGGTATTTAAAACTGAGAAGGACCATCTTTGAAATAATACACAAAAAG AAGCCAGTTGATCAGGTCCTGAAAGAACTGAAAGAGTTCATCCCACATGAATCTTTCAGGG ATGCTCTGACTAACAACGGTGTCCTGGTTGATTACCTGCACATCCTCAAGGACATGAAGACCCAAATGAATCATGTCCAGAGTTTCCTTGATGCTCACATCTGTCTTCTGGAAGGATTCAGCACAAATCAGCCAAACCAGCAATCTGCCACCTGTGGTCCAGATCCAGTGTCCCACAATGGCCAACCTGATAGGCGTCAACAAGGAGCACCAG GTGAAGTCATGTCACGTTTACTgagtgaaataaaacaacaggacgaagcagcagctgctgtgttGGAAG ccctagttcaaatCGAAGAGTGCTTACCCAACACAACACCTGTTGTTGCAGAGGCAGAATTACACACTGACTTGGACATCCAGTCGCTGACTAGAGAAGAACTAAATGAGCTGTTTCCTGGAAATAAGAAATTCCAACTGAGAAGGACCATCTTTAAAATAATACACAAACAG AAGCCAGTTGATCAGGTCCTGAAAGAACTGAAAGAGTTCATCCCAAGTGACTCTTTCAGGG ATGCTCTGACTAACAACGGTGTCCTGGTTGATTACCTGCCCATCCTAAAGACCCAAATGAATCATGTCCAGAGTTTCCTTGATGCTCACATCTGTCTTCTGGAAGGAATCAGCACAAATCAGCCAGACCAGCAATCTGACACCTGTGGTCCAGATCCAGTGTCCCACAATGGCCAACCTGATGGGCTTCAACAAGGAGCACCAG ACTCTTTGCCAGGCCCAGGTACCTCGGACGCCAGTGGTGAAATGGGGCACTATACTGGCCCAACTGGTGGCTATCCACAAGGACCACAAA GTACAAGTCCCTCAGCCACCGATGGTCCAAGGGAGTCCCACAATGGCCAAAGTGATGGCATTGCACAAGGAGCACGAG GTACAGGTACCTTGGACGCCAGTACTGAAATGGAGGACCTTGCTGGCCAAACTGGTGGCTATCCCCAAGGACTACAAA GTACAAGCACCTCAGCCACCGATGGTCCAGAGGAGTCCCATAATTGCCAAACTGATGGCGGTCCACAAGGAGCACCAG ACTCTTTGCCAGGTGGAGGTACCTCGGATGCCAGTGGTGAAATGAAGCCCAATACTGGCCAAACTGGCGGCGATACACGAGGATCATGGTACAATCCGTTCGGAAAACAACCCGGAAAACAACAGCAGTCTTCAG GTACAAGTACCTCAGCCACCGATGAGCTGATGGAACCTGAGGCCGGTCCACAAAGAGCA ctagcCAAATTGAAGTACAGGATGGTTGTCAGCGGTAAAACCTTCGATGCCCATCTGAACCTGATGCAGAGAGTGAAGGATCAAGTTCAGAATCAGCTTCAGCTTGATGGAAGCAGTCAGGATCACGAGATCACTTTTGTCTTCTGCCCGATCTGTTCACGCGTTGCATCAGATGTTGAGGCAGCAATGACTGATGTTAAAG TGTCCTCAGATGATAAACCTGTCATTCTGGTGTTGATGCACCACACACGTGAGGTCAAGTACACATCATCTCTGAAAACATGGCATGACAACAATAACGTTGTGTTGTTCATCAATGTTTTCTACCATGAGACAATAAAAGGATTACTGAACTGTGAAGAAAATAATGCTGCTGTCTCTAAGATACAAAACGAATTAGTGGAGCGCTTCCTCCCGGGAAGTATAGATAGCAGGGGAAATCCCCAGGGTATGGGAGCTGGTGGTTTGACTGGTGATACTTCTGGTAGAGGTGGTGGTAACGACAGGGGCTCTGGTGTTGACAGTAGGAGCAGTGGTCGTGGTATGTTTCAAAGTATGTGTGATTACATCagcagcaaaaaataa
- the si:ch211-245h14.1 gene encoding uncharacterized protein si:ch211-245h14.1 isoform X9, translated as MSRLLREIKQQDEAAAAVLEKEGLLTDSDIQTLTREELNELFAGRGYLKLRRTIFEIIHKKKPVDQVLKELKEFIPHESFRDALTNNGVLVDYLHILKDMKTQMNHVQSFLDAHICLLEGFSTNQPNQQSATCGPDPVSHNGQPDRRQQGAPGEVMSRLLSEIKQQDEAAAAVLEALVQIEECLPNTTPVVAEAELHTDLDIQSLTREELNELFPGNKKFQLRRTIFKIIHKQKPVDQVLKELKEFIPSDSFRDALTNNGVLVDYLPILKTQMNHVQSFLDAHICLLEGISTNQPDQQSDTCGPDPVSHNGQPDGLQQGAPDSLPGPGTSDASGEMGHYTGPTGGYPQGPQSTSTSATDGQVQSHNDQTDGGPQGARGTSTSATDGPEESHNCQTDGGPQGAPDSLPGGGTSDASGEMKPNTGQTGGDTRGSWYNPFGKQPGKQQQSSGTSTSATDELMEPEAGPQRALAKLKYRMVVSGKTFDAHLNLMQRVKDQVQNQLQLDGSSQDHEITFVFCPICSRVASDVEAAMTDVKVSSDDKPVILVLMHHTREVKYTSSLKTWHDNNNVVLFINVFYHETIKGLLNCEENNAAVSKIQNELVERFLPGSIDSRGNPQGMGAGGLTGDTSGRGGGNDRGSGVDSRSSGRGMFQSMCDYISSKK; from the exons ATGTCACGTTTACTGagggaaataaaacaacaggacgaagcagcagctgctgtgttGGAAA AGGAAGGGCTACTCACTGACTCGGACATCCAGACGCTGACTAGAGAAGAACTAAATGAGCTGTTTGCTGGACGTGGGTATTTAAAACTGAGAAGGACCATCTTTGAAATAATACACAAAAAG AAGCCAGTTGATCAGGTCCTGAAAGAACTGAAAGAGTTCATCCCACATGAATCTTTCAGGG ATGCTCTGACTAACAACGGTGTCCTGGTTGATTACCTGCACATCCTCAAGGACATGAAGACCCAAATGAATCATGTCCAGAGTTTCCTTGATGCTCACATCTGTCTTCTGGAAGGATTCAGCACAAATCAGCCAAACCAGCAATCTGCCACCTGTGGTCCAGATCCAGTGTCCCACAATGGCCAACCTGATAGGCGTCAACAAGGAGCACCAG GTGAAGTCATGTCACGTTTACTgagtgaaataaaacaacaggacgaagcagcagctgctgtgttGGAAG ccctagttcaaatCGAAGAGTGCTTACCCAACACAACACCTGTTGTTGCAGAGGCAGAATTACACACTGACTTGGACATCCAGTCGCTGACTAGAGAAGAACTAAATGAGCTGTTTCCTGGAAATAAGAAATTCCAACTGAGAAGGACCATCTTTAAAATAATACACAAACAG AAGCCAGTTGATCAGGTCCTGAAAGAACTGAAAGAGTTCATCCCAAGTGACTCTTTCAGGG ATGCTCTGACTAACAACGGTGTCCTGGTTGATTACCTGCCCATCCTAAAGACCCAAATGAATCATGTCCAGAGTTTCCTTGATGCTCACATCTGTCTTCTGGAAGGAATCAGCACAAATCAGCCAGACCAGCAATCTGACACCTGTGGTCCAGATCCAGTGTCCCACAATGGCCAACCTGATGGGCTTCAACAAGGAGCACCAG ACTCTTTGCCAGGCCCAGGTACCTCGGACGCCAGTGGTGAAATGGGGCACTATACTGGCCCAACTGGTGGCTATCCACAAGGACCACAAA GTACAAGTACCTCAGCCACCGATGGTCAAGTGCAGTCCCACAATGACCAAACTGATGGCGGTCCACAAGGAGCACGAG GTACAAGCACCTCAGCCACCGATGGTCCAGAGGAGTCCCATAATTGCCAAACTGATGGCGGTCCACAAGGAGCACCAG ACTCTTTGCCAGGTGGAGGTACCTCGGATGCCAGTGGTGAAATGAAGCCCAATACTGGCCAAACTGGCGGCGATACACGAGGATCATGGTACAATCCGTTCGGAAAACAACCCGGAAAACAACAGCAGTCTTCAG GTACAAGTACCTCAGCCACCGATGAGCTGATGGAACCTGAGGCCGGTCCACAAAGAGCA ctagcCAAATTGAAGTACAGGATGGTTGTCAGCGGTAAAACCTTCGATGCCCATCTGAACCTGATGCAGAGAGTGAAGGATCAAGTTCAGAATCAGCTTCAGCTTGATGGAAGCAGTCAGGATCACGAGATCACTTTTGTCTTCTGCCCGATCTGTTCACGCGTTGCATCAGATGTTGAGGCAGCAATGACTGATGTTAAAG TGTCCTCAGATGATAAACCTGTCATTCTGGTGTTGATGCACCACACACGTGAGGTCAAGTACACATCATCTCTGAAAACATGGCATGACAACAATAACGTTGTGTTGTTCATCAATGTTTTCTACCATGAGACAATAAAAGGATTACTGAACTGTGAAGAAAATAATGCTGCTGTCTCTAAGATACAAAACGAATTAGTGGAGCGCTTCCTCCCGGGAAGTATAGATAGCAGGGGAAATCCCCAGGGTATGGGAGCTGGTGGTTTGACTGGTGATACTTCTGGTAGAGGTGGTGGTAACGACAGGGGCTCTGGTGTTGACAGTAGGAGCAGTGGTCGTGGTATGTTTCAAAGTATGTGTGATTACATCagcagcaaaaaataa
- the si:ch211-245h14.1 gene encoding uncharacterized protein si:ch211-245h14.1 isoform X11 — MSRLLREIKQQDEAAAAVLEKEGLLTDSDIQTLTREELNELFAGRGYLKLRRTIFEIIHKKKPVDQVLKELKEFIPHESFRDALTNNGVLVDYLHILKDMKTQMNHVQSFLDAHICLLEGFSTNQPNQQSATCGPDPVSHNGQPDRRQQGAPGEVMSRLLSEIKQQDEAAAAVLEALVQIEECLPNTTPVVAEAELHTDLDIQSLTREELNELFPGNKKFQLRRTIFKIIHKQKPVDQVLKELKEFIPSDSFRDALTNNGVLVDYLPILKTQMNHVQSFLDAHICLLEGISTNQPDQQSDTCGPDPVSHNGQPDGLQQGAPDSLPGPGTSDASGEMGHYTGPTGGYPQGPQSTSTSATDGPEESHNCQTDGGPQGAPDSLPGGGTSDASGEMKPNTGQTGGDTRGSWYNPFGKQPGKQQQSSGTSTSATDELMEPEAGPQRALAKLKYRMVVSGKTFDAHLNLMQRVKDQVQNQLQLDGSSQDHEITFVFCPICSRVASDVEAAMTDVKVSSDDKPVILVLMHHTREVKYTSSLKTWHDNNNVVLFINVFYHETIKGLLNCEENNAAVSKIQNELVERFLPGSIDSRGNPQGMGAGGLTGDTSGRGGGNDRGSGVDSRSSGRGMFQSMCDYISSKK; from the exons ATGTCACGTTTACTGagggaaataaaacaacaggacgaagcagcagctgctgtgttGGAAA AGGAAGGGCTACTCACTGACTCGGACATCCAGACGCTGACTAGAGAAGAACTAAATGAGCTGTTTGCTGGACGTGGGTATTTAAAACTGAGAAGGACCATCTTTGAAATAATACACAAAAAG AAGCCAGTTGATCAGGTCCTGAAAGAACTGAAAGAGTTCATCCCACATGAATCTTTCAGGG ATGCTCTGACTAACAACGGTGTCCTGGTTGATTACCTGCACATCCTCAAGGACATGAAGACCCAAATGAATCATGTCCAGAGTTTCCTTGATGCTCACATCTGTCTTCTGGAAGGATTCAGCACAAATCAGCCAAACCAGCAATCTGCCACCTGTGGTCCAGATCCAGTGTCCCACAATGGCCAACCTGATAGGCGTCAACAAGGAGCACCAG GTGAAGTCATGTCACGTTTACTgagtgaaataaaacaacaggacgaagcagcagctgctgtgttGGAAG ccctagttcaaatCGAAGAGTGCTTACCCAACACAACACCTGTTGTTGCAGAGGCAGAATTACACACTGACTTGGACATCCAGTCGCTGACTAGAGAAGAACTAAATGAGCTGTTTCCTGGAAATAAGAAATTCCAACTGAGAAGGACCATCTTTAAAATAATACACAAACAG AAGCCAGTTGATCAGGTCCTGAAAGAACTGAAAGAGTTCATCCCAAGTGACTCTTTCAGGG ATGCTCTGACTAACAACGGTGTCCTGGTTGATTACCTGCCCATCCTAAAGACCCAAATGAATCATGTCCAGAGTTTCCTTGATGCTCACATCTGTCTTCTGGAAGGAATCAGCACAAATCAGCCAGACCAGCAATCTGACACCTGTGGTCCAGATCCAGTGTCCCACAATGGCCAACCTGATGGGCTTCAACAAGGAGCACCAG ACTCTTTGCCAGGCCCAGGTACCTCGGACGCCAGTGGTGAAATGGGGCACTATACTGGCCCAACTGGTGGCTATCCACAAGGACCACAAA GTACAAGTACCTCAGC CACCGATGGTCCAGAGGAGTCCCATAATTGCCAAACTGATGGCGGTCCACAAGGAGCACCAG ACTCTTTGCCAGGTGGAGGTACCTCGGATGCCAGTGGTGAAATGAAGCCCAATACTGGCCAAACTGGCGGCGATACACGAGGATCATGGTACAATCCGTTCGGAAAACAACCCGGAAAACAACAGCAGTCTTCAG GTACAAGTACCTCAGCCACCGATGAGCTGATGGAACCTGAGGCCGGTCCACAAAGAGCA ctagcCAAATTGAAGTACAGGATGGTTGTCAGCGGTAAAACCTTCGATGCCCATCTGAACCTGATGCAGAGAGTGAAGGATCAAGTTCAGAATCAGCTTCAGCTTGATGGAAGCAGTCAGGATCACGAGATCACTTTTGTCTTCTGCCCGATCTGTTCACGCGTTGCATCAGATGTTGAGGCAGCAATGACTGATGTTAAAG TGTCCTCAGATGATAAACCTGTCATTCTGGTGTTGATGCACCACACACGTGAGGTCAAGTACACATCATCTCTGAAAACATGGCATGACAACAATAACGTTGTGTTGTTCATCAATGTTTTCTACCATGAGACAATAAAAGGATTACTGAACTGTGAAGAAAATAATGCTGCTGTCTCTAAGATACAAAACGAATTAGTGGAGCGCTTCCTCCCGGGAAGTATAGATAGCAGGGGAAATCCCCAGGGTATGGGAGCTGGTGGTTTGACTGGTGATACTTCTGGTAGAGGTGGTGGTAACGACAGGGGCTCTGGTGTTGACAGTAGGAGCAGTGGTCGTGGTATGTTTCAAAGTATGTGTGATTACATCagcagcaaaaaataa
- the si:ch211-245h14.1 gene encoding uncharacterized protein si:ch211-245h14.1 isoform X8: MSRLLREIKQQDEAAAAVLEKEGLLTDSDIQTLTREELNELFAGRGYLKLRRTIFEIIHKKKPVDQVLKELKEFIPHESFRDALTNNGVLVDYLHILKDMKTQMNHVQSFLDAHICLLEGFSTNQPNQQSATCGPDPVSHNGQPDRRQQGAPGEVMSRLLSEIKQQDEAAAAVLEALVQIEECLPNTTPVVAEAELHTDLDIQSLTREELNELFPGNKKFQLRRTIFKIIHKQKPVDQVLKELKEFIPSDSFRDALTNNGVLVDYLPILKTQMNHVQSFLDAHICLLEGISTNQPDQQSDTCGPDPVSHNGQPDGLQQGAPDSLPGPGTSDASGEMGHYTGPTGGYPQGPQSTSPSATDGPRESHNGQSDGIAQGARGTLDASTEMEDLAGQTGGYPQGLQSTSTSATDGPEESHNCQTDGGPQGAPDSLPGGGTSDASGEMKPNTGQTGGDTRGSWYNPFGKQPGKQQQSSGTSTSATDELMEPEAGPQRALAKLKYRMVVSGKTFDAHLNLMQRVKDQVQNQLQLDGSSQDHEITFVFCPICSRVASDVEAAMTDVKVSSDDKPVILVLMHHTREVKYTSSLKTWHDNNNVVLFINVFYHETIKGLLNCEENNAAVSKIQNELVERFLPGSIDSRGNPQGMGAGGLTGDTSGRGGGNDRGSGVDSRSSGRGMFQSMCDYISSKK; this comes from the exons ATGTCACGTTTACTGagggaaataaaacaacaggacgaagcagcagctgctgtgttGGAAA AGGAAGGGCTACTCACTGACTCGGACATCCAGACGCTGACTAGAGAAGAACTAAATGAGCTGTTTGCTGGACGTGGGTATTTAAAACTGAGAAGGACCATCTTTGAAATAATACACAAAAAG AAGCCAGTTGATCAGGTCCTGAAAGAACTGAAAGAGTTCATCCCACATGAATCTTTCAGGG ATGCTCTGACTAACAACGGTGTCCTGGTTGATTACCTGCACATCCTCAAGGACATGAAGACCCAAATGAATCATGTCCAGAGTTTCCTTGATGCTCACATCTGTCTTCTGGAAGGATTCAGCACAAATCAGCCAAACCAGCAATCTGCCACCTGTGGTCCAGATCCAGTGTCCCACAATGGCCAACCTGATAGGCGTCAACAAGGAGCACCAG GTGAAGTCATGTCACGTTTACTgagtgaaataaaacaacaggacgaagcagcagctgctgtgttGGAAG ccctagttcaaatCGAAGAGTGCTTACCCAACACAACACCTGTTGTTGCAGAGGCAGAATTACACACTGACTTGGACATCCAGTCGCTGACTAGAGAAGAACTAAATGAGCTGTTTCCTGGAAATAAGAAATTCCAACTGAGAAGGACCATCTTTAAAATAATACACAAACAG AAGCCAGTTGATCAGGTCCTGAAAGAACTGAAAGAGTTCATCCCAAGTGACTCTTTCAGGG ATGCTCTGACTAACAACGGTGTCCTGGTTGATTACCTGCCCATCCTAAAGACCCAAATGAATCATGTCCAGAGTTTCCTTGATGCTCACATCTGTCTTCTGGAAGGAATCAGCACAAATCAGCCAGACCAGCAATCTGACACCTGTGGTCCAGATCCAGTGTCCCACAATGGCCAACCTGATGGGCTTCAACAAGGAGCACCAG ACTCTTTGCCAGGCCCAGGTACCTCGGACGCCAGTGGTGAAATGGGGCACTATACTGGCCCAACTGGTGGCTATCCACAAGGACCACAAA GTACAAGTCCCTCAGCCACCGATGGTCCAAGGGAGTCCCACAATGGCCAAAGTGATGGCATTGCACAAGGAGCACGAG GTACCTTGGACGCCAGTACTGAAATGGAGGACCTTGCTGGCCAAACTGGTGGCTATCCCCAAGGACTACAAA GTACAAGTACCTCAGC CACCGATGGTCCAGAGGAGTCCCATAATTGCCAAACTGATGGCGGTCCACAAGGAGCACCAG ACTCTTTGCCAGGTGGAGGTACCTCGGATGCCAGTGGTGAAATGAAGCCCAATACTGGCCAAACTGGCGGCGATACACGAGGATCATGGTACAATCCGTTCGGAAAACAACCCGGAAAACAACAGCAGTCTTCAG GTACAAGTACCTCAGCCACCGATGAGCTGATGGAACCTGAGGCCGGTCCACAAAGAGCA ctagcCAAATTGAAGTACAGGATGGTTGTCAGCGGTAAAACCTTCGATGCCCATCTGAACCTGATGCAGAGAGTGAAGGATCAAGTTCAGAATCAGCTTCAGCTTGATGGAAGCAGTCAGGATCACGAGATCACTTTTGTCTTCTGCCCGATCTGTTCACGCGTTGCATCAGATGTTGAGGCAGCAATGACTGATGTTAAAG TGTCCTCAGATGATAAACCTGTCATTCTGGTGTTGATGCACCACACACGTGAGGTCAAGTACACATCATCTCTGAAAACATGGCATGACAACAATAACGTTGTGTTGTTCATCAATGTTTTCTACCATGAGACAATAAAAGGATTACTGAACTGTGAAGAAAATAATGCTGCTGTCTCTAAGATACAAAACGAATTAGTGGAGCGCTTCCTCCCGGGAAGTATAGATAGCAGGGGAAATCCCCAGGGTATGGGAGCTGGTGGTTTGACTGGTGATACTTCTGGTAGAGGTGGTGGTAACGACAGGGGCTCTGGTGTTGACAGTAGGAGCAGTGGTCGTGGTATGTTTCAAAGTATGTGTGATTACATCagcagcaaaaaataa